One genomic window of Hyperolius riggenbachi isolate aHypRig1 chromosome 7, aHypRig1.pri, whole genome shotgun sequence includes the following:
- the LOC137524246 gene encoding up-regulator of cell proliferation-like — MTSINTASQIIRHLGWKQRQVVEENVDLLCNQCEALNLITLQENKELHEAAGSRERTAQLIDIITQKGEDACDKFLDQLLKSFPALHGVSDGSTEGRKTSFYELVEKMKMDHHLTSKLTLSDILSIGVDTLHEKPCEDIKDHPWNFLRKLMALNRTARDILIVNDQSTVSDDDEEEDDEDDDDDEEDVDDDDLSLIQDKCNSPGSIHPLDVLCVLLHCSDSFLQQVIVCRMAMCQFAVPLLLPANDGSHCTLLLWAMRDIVKKWRPQSLAESKGFIEENVVNTPLPIFSFVRLGERKVSKSIILNQILNPAQELNNFFLNDNVDGGHIGRKISDGLVEMSWYFPSGKPNDVFTEPLAVTNLRGDLGSSWDQFMFLTRVSSAVFIFIESISEKQVNLLSSCCNTNTKYYLITPGKSRQSRETQSALQRLKPVLNIKQSNIIKWEGETNKAELTNKLQTCIKKLLSKDPKSITMRQLQAETRGLPIYVDEDVPACQKAMKLARKITEEIQDVAKYKESTMKLQRDLWKQISKIEKELCRMTNLGSKDVQQYQDELRQKRLLLHEKQHNHTVARGISLFFDAIMHLSKIETQYFLKWMKFELDSVARDHFSALQAKYKEKCKDKSGNKEELKKLGQEISESCLGIEHFLHEMGQFYEAELSMVKENKKSKNERKFIGLPGVAADLMLNGFPIELIDGDVSSIPLQWITDILTDVHVKTGGKSRMRVITALGVQSMGKSTLLNTIFGLQFPVASGRCTRGAFMTLLKVKENFKEDLGCEFIIVMDNEGLKAPELSSLEDSSEHDNELATLMVGLSDITIINVAMENTTEIKDILQIVIHAFLRMKEVGKKPSCQFAHQNVSDVSAYDKNMKDRQEFLEQLNEMAKLAAGMEKKSDINTFSDVMDYDMEKDNWYFPGLWHGVPPMAPVSSGYSTHVCELKKYLLELLKAKQSLHKPLTIPEFIAWIESLWNAVKHEKFIFSFRNSLVAEAYNKLSVQFSKWEWEFQKTVYNWLISTETNIKNQSTESLLEGLCTEFKSDLKSLLIKEETKMKALLENYFGSKDENAHLVERYKEDFVLSTEFLRKELDRNAQSKLEEAVSIQKGKFKIQEMQRNSQKLIEDKITDLLCRCREKNQKLSEAELVEEFEEMWKKAPTDLQLEKLQKHNVSKSILQRLVNNMSHKGPAVNDELLQVKNLEDWAQLNFVEQNEKYIESRWLKKFIDESGYNSKEPYEKINNFALSLINKCSEYVKGKVNTAEDYNDTYCQELLRMINTELSKQEKDLHFSVQFELDIKRCLFARASRDFQKMHDTFIAENDPKLCLEKLKPQYLETFLSTFQDKDLCQTKAKEFCEQCLKPAITDYVFQQLGKEIVNDILHSKDNKTFSSRTFFQNVILKELMEKNSFQEYLQCICKYEEYTKAWILKYMEKYANAETLKPIQVEILQVTKTIKGALSADKCLASPSISDFLKNICEMLKKHLVIPQKELNVVTFQNTATVHQFSSDIQYFLIDTEAQILSELQSMDITSVLSMVTMKPQDELFKKVVGCGCGKQCPFCKVPCEAGGDGHTEHFSTIHRPQGLGSYRDILSQKLCTSICSTSVISDRTFCSSDTGGARHPYKEYRTIYPDWHIQPDPSIDSLDYWKYTFVQFIEEFAKEYDARPPDLPSGWETITKEKALESLKKVFNEK, encoded by the exons GGAGGAAAACAAGTTTTTATGAACttgtggaaaaaatgaaaatGGATCATCACCTGACATCAAAATTGACCTTGAGCGACATCTTGAGCATTGGTGTAGACACTTTGCATGAAAAACCCTGTGAAGATATAAAGGATCATCCTTGGAATTTCTTGAGGAAACTCATGGCCTTAAATAGAACTGCAAGAGACATTTTAATTGTGAACGATCAGTCCACCGtcagtgatgatgatgaggaggaggatgatgaggatgatgatgatgatgaggaggatGTTGATGATGACGACCTGTCTTTGATTCAAGATAAATGTAATTCTCCTGGATCCATCCACCCCCTGGATGTTTTGTGTGTTCTTCTGCATTGTTCAGACAGTTTTCTGCAACAggtgattgtatgcagaatgGCCATGTGTCAGTTTGCCGTCCCTCTGCTGCTCCCTGCTAATGATGGGTCACACTGCACCCTCTTGCTGTGGGCGATGAGGGACATTGTGAAGAAGTGGAGGCCTCAGTCATTAGCTGAAAGTAAAGGGTTTATAGAAGAAAATGTGGTGAATACTCCTTTGCCAATCTTCTCATTTGTCAGACTGGGGGAAAGAAAAGTATCCAAATCTATAATCCTGAACCAGATTCTTAATCCAGCTCAAGAgttaaacaacttttttttaaacgacaATGTAGATGGAGGACACATCGGCAGGAAAATATCTGATGGCCTTGTAGAAATGTCATGGTATTTTCCCTCCGGTAAGCCTAATGATGTTTTCACAGAGCCACTTGCAGTGACCAACCTACGTGGGGACTTGGGGTCCAGCTGGGACCAGTTTATGTTTCTAACCAGAGTTTCCTCAGCTGTGTTTATATTCATTGAGAGTATTTCTGAGAAACAAGTCAATCTGTTATCATCCTGCTGTAATACTAACACCAAGTATTATTTAATAACTCCCGGCAAAAGCAGACAGagtagagagacacagagtgcacTTCAAAGATTGAAACCAGTTCTGAATATTAAACAATCCAATATAATAAAATGGGAAGGTGAAACAAACAAAGCAGAACTTACAAATAAATTGCAAACGTGCATTAAAAAACTTCTAAGCAAAGACCCAAAAAGCATTACCATGAGACAACTTCAGGCAGAAACACGTGGATTACCCATTTACGTAGATGAGGATGTTCCTGCGTGCCAGAAGGCCATGAAACTTGCTCGCAAAATAACAGAAGAAATTCAAGATGTAGCCAAATATAAGGAAAGCACAATGAAATTACAAAGAGATCTGTGGAAACAGATATCTAAAATAGAGAAGGAACTTTGCAGGATGACAAACCTGGGAAGTAAAGATGTGCAACAATATCAAGATGaattgaggcagaaacgtctTTTACTACACGAGAAGCAACATAATCATACCGTGGCTCGTGGTATAAGCCTATTTTTTGATGCAATCATGCATTTGTCTAAGATTGAGACACAGTATTTTCTAAAATGGATGAAATTTGAGCTTGACTCGGTTGCTAGAGATCATTTTTCGGCATTGCAAGCTAAATACAAAGAAAAGTGTAAAGATAAGTCAGGTAATAAGGAAGAGCTCAAGAAGTTAGGCCAGGAAATATCTGAGAGTTGTTTAGGAATTGAACATTTCCTACATGAGATGGGGCAGTTCTATGAGGCTGAATTGTCCatggttaaagaaaataaaaaatctaaaaaCGAAAGAAAGTTTATTGGACTACCAGGAGTTGCTGCGGATCTCATGTTAAATGGCTTTCCAATTGAACTGATAGATGGAGATGTTTCTAGCATCCCTTTACAGTGGATAACTGATATTTTGACAGACGTTCATGTCAAAACAGGAGGAAAAAGCAGAATGAGAGTGATAACTGCGCTGGGAGTTCAAAGTATGGGGAAATCCACCCTTCTGAACACCATTTTTGGTTTGCAGTTCCCAGTGGCCAGTGGAAGATGCACACGAGGAGCCTTCATGACTCTTCTAAAGGTGAAGGAGAACTTCAAGGAGGATCTGGGATGTGAGTTCATCATTGTGATGGACAATGAGGGTCTAAAAGCTCCTGAGTTGTCATCTTTGGAGGACAGCTCTGAACATGACAATGAATTGGCCACACTGATGGTTGGTTTAAGTGACATCACCATAATCAACGTGGCCATGGAAAACACCACAGAAATTAAAGATATTCTACAGATTGTGATTCATGCTTTTCTTAGAATGAAAGAAGTAGGGAAGAAACCCAGTTGTCAGTTTGCACATCAGAATGTCAGTGATGTGTCTGCTTATGACAAGAACATGAAAGATAGACAGGAATTTCTGGAACAGctgaatgaaatggcaaaattggCTGCTGGGATGGAAAAGAAAAGTGACATAAATACTTTTAGTGATGTGATGGACTACGACATGGAGAAAGACAACTGGTACTTTCCTGGACTCTGGCATGGTGTCCCGCCAATggccccagtgagctctgggtacAGTACACACGTCTGTGAATTAAAAAAGTATTTATTAGAACTTTTGAAGGCCAAACAATCCCTGCACAAGCCATTAACTATTCCTGAATTTATAGCATGGATAGAAAGTTTATGGAATGCTGTAAAACATGAGAAATTCATTTTCAGCTTCAGGAACAGTTTAGTGGCAGAAGCTTATAATAAACTCTCTGTGCAGTTCTCAAAGTGGGAATGGGAGTTTCAAAAGACTGTTTACAATTGGCTGATCAGTACAGAGACAAATATAAAAAATCAGTCAACAGAGAGCCTACTGGAAGGTCTATGTACAGAGTTTAAGAGTGATCTGAAAAGTTTGCTGATTAAAGAAGAAACAAAAATGAAGGCATTACTGGAAAATTATTTTGGAAGTAAAGATGAAAATGCTCATCTTGTTGAAAGATACAAAGAAGATTTTGTTTTGAGCACAGAATTCCTAAGGAAAGAATTGGACAGAAATGCTCAGAGTAAATTGGAAGAGGCTGTTTCTATCCAGAAAGGAAAATTCAAAATTCAGGAAATGCAGAGGAATTCCCAAAAATTGATTGAAGACAAAATCACTGATCTCCTCTGTAGGTGCCGAGAGAAGAATCAAAAGCTGAGTGAAGCAGAATTAGTGGAGGAATTTGAGGAAATGTGGAAGAAAGCCCCGACTGACCTTCAGCTAGAGAAATTACAAAAACACAATGTCAGCAAATCTATACTACAGCGACTGGTAAATAACATGAGTCATAAGGGACCGGCGGTAAATGATGAGTTACTGCAAGTAAAAAACTTGGAAGACTGGGCTCAACTCAACTTTGttgaacaaaatgaaaaatacattGAAAGTAGATGGTTAAAAAAGTTTATAGATGAATCTGGCTACAACAGTAAAGAACCGtatgaaaaaataaacaattttgctTTAAGTCTAATAAATAAATGTAGTGAATATGTCAAAgggaaagtaaacactgcagaagATTATAATGACACCTACTGCCAGGAGTTACTTCGCATGATCAATACAGAGCTTTCTAAACAGGAAAAAGACCTTCACTTCTCTGTACAGTTTGAACTGGACATCAAGCGTTGCCTTTTTGCAAGAGCGTCCCGAGATTTTCAGAAGATGCATGATACGTTCATTGCCGAGAATGATCCAAAGCTCTGTCTGGAGAAACTGAAGCCTCAGTATTTAGAGACATTTCTTAGCACATTTCAGGACAAAGATTTATGTCAGACGAAAGCCAAAGAATTCTGTGAGCAATGTCTAAAACCAGCTATAACAGATTATGTCTTCCAGCAACTTGGAAAAGAAATAGTGAATGACATATTACATAGCAAAGATAATAAAACATTCAGCAGTAGAACCTTTTTCCAAAATGTTATCCTAAAGGAActgatggaaaaaaattcattccaAGAATATCTACAATGTATCTGCAAGTATGAGGAATACACAAAGGCCTGGATACTAAAATACATGGAGAAATATGCAAACGCAGAAACCTTGAAACCCATACAAGTAGAAATACTCCAAGTGACAAAGACAATAAAAGGAGCCCTTTCGGCAGACAAATGTCTTGCCAGTCCATCTATCTCAGATTTTTTGAAAAACATCTGTGAGATGCTTAAGAAACACTTGGTGATCCCACAGAAAGAGTTGAATGTGGTGACTTTCCAGAACACGGCCACAGTGCATCAGTTTTCCTCCGACATCCAGTATTTCCTAATAGATACAGAAGCTCAAATCCTATCAGAGCTGCAATCTATGGATATCACATCTGTATTGTCCATGGTGACAATGAAACCTCAGGATGAGTTGTTTAAGAAGGTGGTTGgctgtgg ctgtgggAAGCAATGTCCATTCTGTAAAGTCCCCTGTGAGGCTGGAGGAGATGGACACACGGAACACTTTTCTACCATCCACAGACCCCAAGGATTAGGAAGCTATAGAGATATATTAAGCCAAAAATTATGCACGTCTATATGTAGCACATCGGTCATATCTGACCGTACATTTTGTAGCTCTGACACAGGAGGAGCACGGCACCCATACAAAGAGTACCGCACAATATATCCAGACTGGCACATTCAGCCAGATCCCAGCATTGACTCCTTAGACTACTGGAAATACACTTTTGTGCAGTTCATTGAGGAGTTTGCTAAagaatatgatgcaagaccaccaGATCTACCAAGTGGCTGGGAGACCATCACAAAAGAGAAAGCCTTGGAAAGCTTAAAAAAAGTGTTCAATGAAAAATAG